A genomic window from Cyprinus carpio isolate SPL01 chromosome A2, ASM1834038v1, whole genome shotgun sequence includes:
- the LOC109047357 gene encoding tRNA selenocysteine 1-associated protein 1-like isoform X2 gives MFNRMTSLWMGDLDPYMDENFIKQAFSTMGETAYGVKIITHRVTGGSAGYCFVEMADEASVDRCVQRLNGKLVPGSNPPRKFKLNFATYGKRPEPGPEFSVFVGDLTSEVEDYHLHQFFLKKFPSCKGAKVVTDPLGNSRGYGFVKFSDENEQKKALEEFQNASGLGGKPIRISIAVNKGNKQSSYHNQNNSYNTSYQQQYYQQPYNSYYPQWGYDQYSGYNYGYNPYATPPPVPHGMMGPPPPMGVPPDMQGSTESHDGTEDVEEDPAEDPNPQVDVDTLNRQYMERSEELYDSLMDCHWQPLDSVTSEIPMMNGS, from the exons ATGTTCAACAGAATGACAAGTTTATGGATGGGTgat TTAGACCCATACATGGATGAAAACTTCATTAAGCAAGCTTTCAGCACTATGGGAGAGACTGCATACGGTGTCAAAATAATTACACATCGAGTTACCGG AGGCTCGGCTGGATACTGTTTTGTGGAGATGGCAGATGAGGCCAGCGTTGACCGTTGTGTGCAGAGGCTTAATGGGAAGCTGGTTCCAGGATCGAATCCG CCCAGGAAGTTCAAGCTAAACTTCGCAACATATGGGAAAAGACCAGAGCCTGG CCCAGAATTTTCTGTCTTTGTTGGAGATCTCACGTCAGAAGTGGAAGACTACCATCTTCATCAGTTCTTTCTGAAAAAATTCCCTTCATGCAAAGGAGCCAAAGTTGTCACTGATCCTTTAGGCAACTCCAG AGGTTATGGCTTCGTGAAGTTTAGCGATGAGAATGAACAGAAGAAAGCCCTCGAGGAGTTTCAGAACGCATCAGGCCTGGGAGGAAAACCCATCAGGATAAGCATTGCCGTCAACAAAGG CAATAAACAAAGCAGTTACCACAACCAGAATAACAGCTACAACACCAGCTATCAACAGCAGTACTATCAACAGCCCTACAACAGTTACTATCCTCAGTGGGGTTATGATCAGTACAGCGGTTATAACTACGGCTATAACCCATATGCTACCCCCCCTCCAGTTCCACATGGAATGATGGGACCACCCCCACCCATGGGGGTGCCCCCTGACATGCAGGGATCCACAGAG TCACATGATGGCACTGAGGATGTTGAGGAGGACCCAGCTGAAG ACCCAAACCCACAGGTGGATGTGGATACATTAAATAGGCAATACATGGAGCGCAGTGAGGAGCTGTACGATTCGCTCATGGATTGCCACTGGCAGCCATTGGACAGTGTCACATCTGAAATCCCCATGATGAACGGCTCTTGA
- the LOC109047647 gene encoding LOW QUALITY PROTEIN: fat storage-inducing transmembrane protein 1-like (The sequence of the model RefSeq protein was modified relative to this genomic sequence to represent the inferred CDS: substituted 1 base at 1 genomic stop codon) — MVKETIEMFLNSILVVITDLAAGLLGNASFRRHFHLLLSTLLLFGPLLNLWVSHYSVFAKRTHFLYRVFLRSGWGWTCIFVGSFVFILSFSVRRSLTLSLRHLSRLAVASGLWLGFRKLLCLLENAIGSCYEPLSSTLDLASGTNGDQPLLLLXEGATKEACVRSGMLWRGYEVSEDAFLLCLCCLLLAEETAVFGPYLSLGGPSIAPLRILFLFCVLLLGLWVFLLLCLLAYFPKFPTPLLGGALGCLSWRVLYQGWYRLGPSWYCPGRPGVGLLSTRSKQDEISEALCETNANEIN, encoded by the exons ATGGTTAAGGAaacaatagaaatgtttttaaactctATCCTTGTGGTCATTACTGACCTGGCAGCTGGACTTCTTGGCAACGCATCATTTCGACGTCATTTTCATTTGTTGCTGTCAACATTGCTTTTATTTGGGCCCCTCCTGAACCTATGGGTTTCCCATTATAGTGTCTTTGCAAAGAGGACACATTTTCTTTACAG GGTCTTCCTGCGCTCAGGTTGGGGCTGGACCTGCATCTTTGTTGGCTCTTTTGTCTTCATCCTGTCTTTCTCAGTTCGTCGCTCACTCACACTTTCCTTGAGACACCTTTCTCGGCTAGCTGTGGCAAGTGGACTATGGCTGGGCTTCCGCAAACTGCTTTGTCTGTTAGAAAATGCCATCGGGAGTTGCTATGAGCCCCTCAGTTCCACCCTTGACTTGGCTTCAGGGACCAATGGAGATCAACCTTTACTGCTTTTATGAGAAGGTGCAACAAAGGAGGCCTGTGTCCGCTCTGGTATGTTGTGGCGTGGCTATGAAGTATCTGAAGATGCCTTCCTACTGTGTTTGTGCTGCCTGCTTCTAGCTGAGGAGACTGCAGTGTTTGGGCCCTACCTGAGCCTGGGTGGACCCTCTATAGCCCCACTGCGCATCCTCTTCCTTTTCTGTGTCCTGCTGTTGGGTCTCTGGGTGTTCCTGCTGCTCTGCCTGCTGGCTTACTTCCCCAAGTTTCCTACTCCGCTTTTGGGAGGTGCCCTGGGTTGTTTGAGCTGGAGAGTGTTGTATCAGGGCTGGTACCGACTTGGACCTAGTTGGTACTGCCCTGGTAGGCCAGGGGTGGGACTTTTGTCTACACGGAGCAAACAGGATGAGATATCTGAGGCACTTTGTGAAACTAATGCTAATGAGATCAACTAG
- the LOC109047591 gene encoding anoctamin-8-like isoform X1, with product MDDRCQHVTEDLFSGQWTLCTCLHLEKSLAAREALLDLVVQFQLQCRRRHQHSRVKRRSHAMSSAVLEKLLRGRLFHARQYLMKHKSMITMGPTDNCDVLMTFPDSTDDHTLLWLLNQIRLGIPQIRIQIRQHKYTHTYAFFITSTFENLLRGAEQMGMQKAVKACYGGGTRRFSCEEDDIYENIESELCFFTSQERQSIIKYWLDNLRAKHGEALHNIHFLEGQPIIPELITRGVILQMFPLHEQRILNQLMTSWVQAVCERQPLDDVCDYFGVKIGMYFAWLGFYTNSMLYPAVIGFLLWIFAESDQTSQDICCVVSALFNVVWATLFLERWKRREAELAYKWGTLDTPAESLEEARPQFRGIKRRSPVTGCEEFFYPPWKRRMFRWLVSFPICILCLCFVCLAMFICLELQEFVMETKELPSICRFIPKILLAITVTVCDEVYKKIALWLNDMENYRLQSTYDNNLILKTVFFQFINSYLSLFYIGFYLKDMERLKEMLATLLIFRQFLQNIKEVLQPYLYEHHKLGALRTLWDLIQTMLLNYSHLIVQRIRLTCQASLDVNKSGTPPEQSEKRERRSLIASYRVLKTEEGDDDAGLKQRKVSFTEKVEYKDKCVEAQTSLQDDGSPTLVEEGMDPSLIFDIRDDDIELDDSLSKPQGTQRRKTKPAGENNSMEKKMSWMDPLEETGYTVLTQPEIECCMLTYEDTLQDYQEMFIQFGYVVLFSSAFPLAAMCALINNIVEIRSDALKLCTGLQRPFGQRVENIGQWQTAMEAMGLIAIIVNCYLIGQCGQLQRLFPWLSPEMAIISVVVLEHFAILLKYIIHVAIPDIPNWVADEMAKLEYQRREALKKHERLAQQHQQQQRKKSEEEEHHKMAEELARQDSEQDKSDPNGGEDHHQEKSPAAKFSSGGDKLKRPSSLLGNNNVMKFKQIIPLQGKFTSNTSPTSGEAKLPGFLKFLKSQELKKEGAAAGAQAATHGSHEKTQSPSKSFNPGKLFNFGKENPCTSAGSEQQAKPEDASRATNAQHTNNDQNPSSEELLYEVEKSESSDLGNIPSKKQ from the exons ATGGATGACCGATGTCAGCATGTGACTGAGGATTTATTCAGTGGTCAATGGACACTCTGCACCTGTTTGCATCTGGAAAAGTCTCTCGCCGCTAGGGAAGCCCTGCTGGACCTGGTCGTGCAGTTTCAGCTCCAGTGCCGACGACGGCATCAGCACAGCAGAGTAAAGCGAAGATCTCACGCAATGTCCTCGGCGGTGTTAG AGAAATTGCTCAGAGGTCGTCTCTTTCATGCCAGACAGTACCTCATGAAACATAAATCTATGATCACAATGGGACCCACTGACAACTGTGATGTTCTTATGACATTCCCAG ACAGCACAGATGACCATACTCTGTTATGGTTACTTAACCAAATCCGGTTGGGAATTCCACAAATCAGAATCCAGATCCGGCAGCATAAATACACGCATACCTATGCATTCTTCATTACCTCAACCTTTGAGAA CTTGTTGCGTGGAGCTGAACAGATGGGGATGCAAAAGGCAGTGAAGGCATGCTACGGAGGCGGTACTCGCAGGTTTTCATGTGAGGAGGATGACATCTATGAAAACATTGAGAGTGAGCTGTGTTTCTTCACATCACAG GAGCGTCAGAGTATTATCAAATATTGGTTGGACAATCTGCGGGCAAAGCATGGCGAGGCCCTTCATAATATTCACTTCCTGGAGGGCCAACCAATCA TACCAGAGCTTATAACCAGGGGTGTGATTCTTCAAATGTTTCCTCTTCATGAGCAGAGAATCCTGAATCAGCTGATGACATCCTGGGTTCAGGCAGTCTGTGAGAGGCAACCTCTTG ATGACGTGTGTGATTATTTTGGTGTGAAGATTGGCATGTACTTTGCTTGGTTGGGCTTTTACACCAACTCTATGCTGTATCCAGCAGTGATTGGCTTTCTGCTCTGGATCTTTGCTGAGTCTGATCAG ACAAGTCAGGATATCTGCTGTGTGGTGTCTGCTCTTTTCAATGTGGTGTGGGCAACACTGTTCCTGGAGAGATGGAAGCGGCGGGAAGCAGAACTAGCATATAAGTGGGGAACACTAGACACCCCAGCAGAGTCACTAGAGGAAGCCCGTCCACAGTTCAGG GGAATTAAGCGTCGCAGTCCGGTGACAGGCTGTGAAGAGTTTTTCTACCCACCCTGGAAGAGGAGAATGTTCCGCTGGTTGGTCAGCTTTCCCATCTGCATCCTTTGTCTTTGCTTCGTCTGCTTGGCCATGTTTATCTGCCTAGAACTTCAA GAATTTGTCATGGAAACAAAGGAGTTGCCAAGCATATGTAGATTTATTCCAAAAATTCTTCTGGCTATAACTGTTACTGTATGTGATGAAGTGTACAAGAAAATAGCTCTCTGGCTCAATGATATGG AAAATTACAGACTTCAAAGCACTTATGACAATAATCTTATCCTCAAGActgttttt TTTCAGTTCATAAATTCTTACCTCAGCCTCTTCTACATCGGATTTTACCTCAAAGACATGGAGCGGTTAAAAGAG ATGCTGGCCACATTGTTGATCTTCCGCCAATTTCTACAAAATATCAAAGAAGTGTTACAGCCGTATCTCTATGAGCACCATAAATTAGGTGCTCTGAGGACATTATGGGACTTAATTCAAACCATGCTCCTGAACTATAGTCATTTGATAGTGCAAAGGATACGACTGACTTGCCAAGCCAGTCTGGATGTGAATAAAAGTGGCACACCTCCAGAGCAatcagagaagagagagagaaggagtttAATCGCCAGCTACAGAGTTCTCAAAACAGAGGAAGGGGATGATGATGCTGGACTAAAGCAAAGGAAGGTCAGCTTCACCGAGAAGGTGGAATACAAAGACAAGTGTGTGGAAGCACAGACCAGCCTACAGGACGATGGCAGTCCTACCCTTGTGGAGGAAGGAATGGATCCATCCTTAATATTTGATATACGTGATGATGACATAGAATTGGATGATTCTCTGAGTAAACCTCAAGGAACCCAGAGAAGAAAGACCAAACCTGCTGGGGAAAACAACAGTATGGAAAAGAAAATGTCCTGGATGGATCCTCTAGAGGAGACTGGATATACTGTTTTGACCCAACCGGAGATTGAATGTTGCATGCTAACTTATGAG GATACTCTTCAAGATTACCAGGAAATGTTCATACAGTTTGGCTACGTCGTACTCTTCTCCTCTGCATTTCCTCTGGCAGCCATGTGTGCCCTGATAAACAACATTGTAGAAATCCGAAGCGATGCCTTAAAACTTTGCACAGGCCTCCAGAGACCCTTTGGGCAAAGGGTTGAAAACATTGGACAATGGCAG ACCGCAATGGAGGCAATGGGTTTGATCGCAATAATTGTGAACTGTTACCTTATTGGCCAGTGTGGACAGCTGCAACGACTCTTCCCCTGGTTGAGCCCTGAGATGGCCATCATCTCTGTCGTGGTGCTAGAG CACTTTGCCATTCTGCTCAAATATATAATTCATGTTGCAATTCCTGATATTCCAAACTGGGTGGCAGATGAGATGGCCAAACTTGAATACCAGCGGAGAGAAGCTCTCAAG AAACATGAACGGCTTGCTCAACAGCACCAGCAGCAGCAACGGAAGAAGTCTGAAGAAGAGGAGCATCATAAAATGGCAGAGGAATTGGCACGACAAGACAGTGAGCAAGACAAGTCTGATCCGAATGGAGGTGAGGACCATCACCAAGAAAAAAGCCCAGCGGCCAAATTCAGCTCTGGAGGAGATAAACTCAAGAGACCCAGCTCCCTTTTAGGCAACaataatgtaatgaaatttaaacagaTAATCCCACTTCAGGGTAAATTCACCTCTAACACTTCTCCCACAAGTGGTGAGGCCAAACTTCCAGGTTTTCTAAAGTTCCTCAAATCCCAAGAGTTAAAAAAGGAAGGCGCTGCAGCAGGTGCACAAGCAGCTACACATGGGAGCCATGAGAAAACACAGTCTCCCAGTAAGTCCTTCAATCCAGGAAAACTCTTCAACTTTGGGAAAGAAAATCCATGTACTAGTGCTGGTTCAGAACAGCAAGCGAAACCAGAAGATGCCTCAAGGGCCACTAATGCACAACACACAAATAACGACCAAAACCCTTCATCAGAAGAGCTTCTTTATGAGGTTGAAAAGAGTGAAAGCTCTGACTTGGGTAATATTCCTTCCAAAAAACAGTAA
- the LOC109047357 gene encoding tRNA selenocysteine 1-associated protein 1-like isoform X1, translating to MFNRMTSLWMGDLDPYMDENFIKQAFSTMGETAYGVKIITHRVTGGSAGYCFVEMADEASVDRCVQRLNGKLVPGSNPPRKFKLNFATYGKRPEPGPEFSVFVGDLTSEVEDYHLHQFFLKKFPSCKGAKVVTDPLGNSRGYGFVKFSDENEQKKALEEFQNASGLGGKPIRISIAVNKGNKQSSYHNQNNSYNTSYQQQYYQQPYNSYYPQWGYDQYSGYNYGYNPYATPPPVPHGMMGPPPPMGVPPDMQGSTEQSHDGTEDVEEDPAEDPNPQVDVDTLNRQYMERSEELYDSLMDCHWQPLDSVTSEIPMMNGS from the exons ATGTTCAACAGAATGACAAGTTTATGGATGGGTgat TTAGACCCATACATGGATGAAAACTTCATTAAGCAAGCTTTCAGCACTATGGGAGAGACTGCATACGGTGTCAAAATAATTACACATCGAGTTACCGG AGGCTCGGCTGGATACTGTTTTGTGGAGATGGCAGATGAGGCCAGCGTTGACCGTTGTGTGCAGAGGCTTAATGGGAAGCTGGTTCCAGGATCGAATCCG CCCAGGAAGTTCAAGCTAAACTTCGCAACATATGGGAAAAGACCAGAGCCTGG CCCAGAATTTTCTGTCTTTGTTGGAGATCTCACGTCAGAAGTGGAAGACTACCATCTTCATCAGTTCTTTCTGAAAAAATTCCCTTCATGCAAAGGAGCCAAAGTTGTCACTGATCCTTTAGGCAACTCCAG AGGTTATGGCTTCGTGAAGTTTAGCGATGAGAATGAACAGAAGAAAGCCCTCGAGGAGTTTCAGAACGCATCAGGCCTGGGAGGAAAACCCATCAGGATAAGCATTGCCGTCAACAAAGG CAATAAACAAAGCAGTTACCACAACCAGAATAACAGCTACAACACCAGCTATCAACAGCAGTACTATCAACAGCCCTACAACAGTTACTATCCTCAGTGGGGTTATGATCAGTACAGCGGTTATAACTACGGCTATAACCCATATGCTACCCCCCCTCCAGTTCCACATGGAATGATGGGACCACCCCCACCCATGGGGGTGCCCCCTGACATGCAGGGATCCACAGAG CAGTCACATGATGGCACTGAGGATGTTGAGGAGGACCCAGCTGAAG ACCCAAACCCACAGGTGGATGTGGATACATTAAATAGGCAATACATGGAGCGCAGTGAGGAGCTGTACGATTCGCTCATGGATTGCCACTGGCAGCCATTGGACAGTGTCACATCTGAAATCCCCATGATGAACGGCTCTTGA
- the LOC109047591 gene encoding anoctamin-8-like isoform X2 codes for MKHKSMITMGPTDNCDVLMTFPDSTDDHTLLWLLNQIRLGIPQIRIQIRQHKYTHTYAFFITSTFENLLRGAEQMGMQKAVKACYGGGTRRFSCEEDDIYENIESELCFFTSQERQSIIKYWLDNLRAKHGEALHNIHFLEGQPIIPELITRGVILQMFPLHEQRILNQLMTSWVQAVCERQPLDDVCDYFGVKIGMYFAWLGFYTNSMLYPAVIGFLLWIFAESDQTSQDICCVVSALFNVVWATLFLERWKRREAELAYKWGTLDTPAESLEEARPQFRGIKRRSPVTGCEEFFYPPWKRRMFRWLVSFPICILCLCFVCLAMFICLELQEFVMETKELPSICRFIPKILLAITVTVCDEVYKKIALWLNDMENYRLQSTYDNNLILKTVFFQFINSYLSLFYIGFYLKDMERLKEMLATLLIFRQFLQNIKEVLQPYLYEHHKLGALRTLWDLIQTMLLNYSHLIVQRIRLTCQASLDVNKSGTPPEQSEKRERRSLIASYRVLKTEEGDDDAGLKQRKVSFTEKVEYKDKCVEAQTSLQDDGSPTLVEEGMDPSLIFDIRDDDIELDDSLSKPQGTQRRKTKPAGENNSMEKKMSWMDPLEETGYTVLTQPEIECCMLTYEDTLQDYQEMFIQFGYVVLFSSAFPLAAMCALINNIVEIRSDALKLCTGLQRPFGQRVENIGQWQTAMEAMGLIAIIVNCYLIGQCGQLQRLFPWLSPEMAIISVVVLEHFAILLKYIIHVAIPDIPNWVADEMAKLEYQRREALKKHERLAQQHQQQQRKKSEEEEHHKMAEELARQDSEQDKSDPNGGEDHHQEKSPAAKFSSGGDKLKRPSSLLGNNNVMKFKQIIPLQGKFTSNTSPTSGEAKLPGFLKFLKSQELKKEGAAAGAQAATHGSHEKTQSPSKSFNPGKLFNFGKENPCTSAGSEQQAKPEDASRATNAQHTNNDQNPSSEELLYEVEKSESSDLGNIPSKKQ; via the exons ATGAAACATAAATCTATGATCACAATGGGACCCACTGACAACTGTGATGTTCTTATGACATTCCCAG ACAGCACAGATGACCATACTCTGTTATGGTTACTTAACCAAATCCGGTTGGGAATTCCACAAATCAGAATCCAGATCCGGCAGCATAAATACACGCATACCTATGCATTCTTCATTACCTCAACCTTTGAGAA CTTGTTGCGTGGAGCTGAACAGATGGGGATGCAAAAGGCAGTGAAGGCATGCTACGGAGGCGGTACTCGCAGGTTTTCATGTGAGGAGGATGACATCTATGAAAACATTGAGAGTGAGCTGTGTTTCTTCACATCACAG GAGCGTCAGAGTATTATCAAATATTGGTTGGACAATCTGCGGGCAAAGCATGGCGAGGCCCTTCATAATATTCACTTCCTGGAGGGCCAACCAATCA TACCAGAGCTTATAACCAGGGGTGTGATTCTTCAAATGTTTCCTCTTCATGAGCAGAGAATCCTGAATCAGCTGATGACATCCTGGGTTCAGGCAGTCTGTGAGAGGCAACCTCTTG ATGACGTGTGTGATTATTTTGGTGTGAAGATTGGCATGTACTTTGCTTGGTTGGGCTTTTACACCAACTCTATGCTGTATCCAGCAGTGATTGGCTTTCTGCTCTGGATCTTTGCTGAGTCTGATCAG ACAAGTCAGGATATCTGCTGTGTGGTGTCTGCTCTTTTCAATGTGGTGTGGGCAACACTGTTCCTGGAGAGATGGAAGCGGCGGGAAGCAGAACTAGCATATAAGTGGGGAACACTAGACACCCCAGCAGAGTCACTAGAGGAAGCCCGTCCACAGTTCAGG GGAATTAAGCGTCGCAGTCCGGTGACAGGCTGTGAAGAGTTTTTCTACCCACCCTGGAAGAGGAGAATGTTCCGCTGGTTGGTCAGCTTTCCCATCTGCATCCTTTGTCTTTGCTTCGTCTGCTTGGCCATGTTTATCTGCCTAGAACTTCAA GAATTTGTCATGGAAACAAAGGAGTTGCCAAGCATATGTAGATTTATTCCAAAAATTCTTCTGGCTATAACTGTTACTGTATGTGATGAAGTGTACAAGAAAATAGCTCTCTGGCTCAATGATATGG AAAATTACAGACTTCAAAGCACTTATGACAATAATCTTATCCTCAAGActgttttt TTTCAGTTCATAAATTCTTACCTCAGCCTCTTCTACATCGGATTTTACCTCAAAGACATGGAGCGGTTAAAAGAG ATGCTGGCCACATTGTTGATCTTCCGCCAATTTCTACAAAATATCAAAGAAGTGTTACAGCCGTATCTCTATGAGCACCATAAATTAGGTGCTCTGAGGACATTATGGGACTTAATTCAAACCATGCTCCTGAACTATAGTCATTTGATAGTGCAAAGGATACGACTGACTTGCCAAGCCAGTCTGGATGTGAATAAAAGTGGCACACCTCCAGAGCAatcagagaagagagagagaaggagtttAATCGCCAGCTACAGAGTTCTCAAAACAGAGGAAGGGGATGATGATGCTGGACTAAAGCAAAGGAAGGTCAGCTTCACCGAGAAGGTGGAATACAAAGACAAGTGTGTGGAAGCACAGACCAGCCTACAGGACGATGGCAGTCCTACCCTTGTGGAGGAAGGAATGGATCCATCCTTAATATTTGATATACGTGATGATGACATAGAATTGGATGATTCTCTGAGTAAACCTCAAGGAACCCAGAGAAGAAAGACCAAACCTGCTGGGGAAAACAACAGTATGGAAAAGAAAATGTCCTGGATGGATCCTCTAGAGGAGACTGGATATACTGTTTTGACCCAACCGGAGATTGAATGTTGCATGCTAACTTATGAG GATACTCTTCAAGATTACCAGGAAATGTTCATACAGTTTGGCTACGTCGTACTCTTCTCCTCTGCATTTCCTCTGGCAGCCATGTGTGCCCTGATAAACAACATTGTAGAAATCCGAAGCGATGCCTTAAAACTTTGCACAGGCCTCCAGAGACCCTTTGGGCAAAGGGTTGAAAACATTGGACAATGGCAG ACCGCAATGGAGGCAATGGGTTTGATCGCAATAATTGTGAACTGTTACCTTATTGGCCAGTGTGGACAGCTGCAACGACTCTTCCCCTGGTTGAGCCCTGAGATGGCCATCATCTCTGTCGTGGTGCTAGAG CACTTTGCCATTCTGCTCAAATATATAATTCATGTTGCAATTCCTGATATTCCAAACTGGGTGGCAGATGAGATGGCCAAACTTGAATACCAGCGGAGAGAAGCTCTCAAG AAACATGAACGGCTTGCTCAACAGCACCAGCAGCAGCAACGGAAGAAGTCTGAAGAAGAGGAGCATCATAAAATGGCAGAGGAATTGGCACGACAAGACAGTGAGCAAGACAAGTCTGATCCGAATGGAGGTGAGGACCATCACCAAGAAAAAAGCCCAGCGGCCAAATTCAGCTCTGGAGGAGATAAACTCAAGAGACCCAGCTCCCTTTTAGGCAACaataatgtaatgaaatttaaacagaTAATCCCACTTCAGGGTAAATTCACCTCTAACACTTCTCCCACAAGTGGTGAGGCCAAACTTCCAGGTTTTCTAAAGTTCCTCAAATCCCAAGAGTTAAAAAAGGAAGGCGCTGCAGCAGGTGCACAAGCAGCTACACATGGGAGCCATGAGAAAACACAGTCTCCCAGTAAGTCCTTCAATCCAGGAAAACTCTTCAACTTTGGGAAAGAAAATCCATGTACTAGTGCTGGTTCAGAACAGCAAGCGAAACCAGAAGATGCCTCAAGGGCCACTAATGCACAACACACAAATAACGACCAAAACCCTTCATCAGAAGAGCTTCTTTATGAGGTTGAAAAGAGTGAAAGCTCTGACTTGGGTAATATTCCTTCCAAAAAACAGTAA